A region from the Cyprinus carpio isolate SPL01 chromosome A8, ASM1834038v1, whole genome shotgun sequence genome encodes:
- the asphd2 gene encoding aspartate beta-hydroxylase domain-containing protein 2 yields MEWSLERMREWVAGGMQSVRECESSALGTALCLALLFIWYCYRVGCEHSAPSLHGGFSPEPRGGAVPGGVLASDLSARRGSSNLRQVGGVGGSGVGEEELNGFAYCQSPECFRCTKPGEGLNQRLYHSLQEYAKRYTWAGMGRVHKGVREQGRYLLCSRPSIQKPEVFFLPDLPSAPFFSREAQKHDVELLERSFPALLAEFESVYRLPSSRTSSSLPLGWKANSTPRGQWWTFYLVNQGTPMVLNARRCPRTWRVLGQLRTFIANNVFGNACFSVLSPGATITEHYGPTNVRLRCHLGLKVPSGCELVVGGEPQCWSEGSCLLFDDSFLHTAFHDGSPEDGPRVVFMVDLWHPNVAAAERQALDYIFTPGR; encoded by the exons ATGGAGTGGTCTTTAGAGCGGATGAGGGAATGGGTGGCAGGTGGCATGCAGTCGGTGCGAGAGTGTGAGTCCAGTGCTCTAGGCACTGCTCTTTGTCTCGCCCTTCTGTTTATCTGGTACTGCTACCGTGTTGGATGCGAACACTCTGCACCTTCGCTCCATGGTGGTTTCAGCCCCGAGCCGCGTGGCGGGGCCGTTCCTGGTGGAGTTCTCGCCTCAGACCTCTCAGCCCGCAGAGGCTCGTCGAACCTCCGTCAGGTCGGCGGGGTTGGAGGAAGCGGAGTTGGCGAGGAAGAACTCAATGGCTTCGCCTACTGTCAGTCGCCTGAATGCTTCCGTTGCACCAAACCCGGCGAGGGCCTGAACCAGCGGCTCTACCACAGCCTGCAGGAGTATGCCAAGCGCTACACCTGGGCCGGCATGGGCCGTGTGCACAAGGGCGTACGTGAGCAAGGCCGATATCTGCTCTGCAGCCGCCCGTCTATCCAAAAACCCGAGGTCTTCTTTCTGCCGGACCTTCCATCTGCTCCTTTCTTCTCACGGGAGGCGCAGAAGCATGATGTGGAGCTCCTGGAAAGAAGCTTTCCTGCACTCCTGGCTGAATTTGAGAGCGTGTACCGGCTGCCGTCCAGTCGGACCAGCTCTTCACTTCCTCTGGGCTGGAAGGCCAACAGCACACCTCGTGGCCAGTGGTGGACCTTCTATCTGGTGAACCAGGGTACTCCGATGGTGCTGAACGCCAGGCGGTGTCCACGCACGTGGAGGGTCCTCGGACAGCTCCGTACCTTTATTGCGAATAATGTGTTTGGAAACGCCTGCTTCTCGGTGCTCAGTCCCGGAGCCACCATCACTGAGCACTATGGGCCAACCAATGTACGCCTGCGCTGCCACCTTG gattgAAGGTGCCCTCTGGTTGTGAGTTGGTAGTAGGTGGAGAGCCGCAGTGCTGGTCTGAGGGAAGCTGCCTGCTGTTCGATGACTCTTTTCTTCACACTGCTTTCCATGatg GTTCTCCAGAAGATGGCCCGAGAGTGGTATTCATGGTGGATCTGTGGCATCCGAACGTGGCCGCAGCCGAGAGACAGGCACTGGACTACATCTTCACCCCTGGACGCTGA